The following coding sequences are from one Deinococcus sp. Leaf326 window:
- a CDS encoding IS701 family transposase → MTTDQATALPLRRFLRPFQRVLGHARRRKWCPVYLRGLMAPLERKSLQPLAEHVAPGQYAQLHHFVTVSPWNDDQLGXVLARQAQRLVGGRDAVLIVDDTAFPKQGTSSVGVARQYCGVLGKVANCQILVSLTLAKNDIPVPLALRLFLPQVWTDDPERCIAAGVPEGHQQFLTKKQLVLQEIDRVRQDGVTFKVVVADAGYGNSAEFRGALTARGLMWAVGVPGTQKVYSTKVGMLTERRSKTGRLLVPVPDEPRKSVAQVLHDLPPHKWVSRTWRKGTKGPLRARFAILRVRVADGGELHDGSHLPGDEVWLVGERRASGERKYYLTNHSASTSKIELIRDIKARWSCEQVHQQLKEELGLDHFEGRSWRGLHHHALLCMMAMLFLQRLRCFSYNSASTPQGTLPQLRKEIWATCREIISCPRCGHQPVGPPRRSFP, encoded by the coding sequence GATGGCCCCACTGGAACGCAAAAGCCTACAACCACTTGCAGAACACGTCGCGCCTGGTCAGTACGCGCAGCTGCACCATTTTGTCACGGTCAGCCCCTGGAACGATGATCAACTTGGTRCCGTCCTCGCGCGACAAGCGCAGCGGTTGGTCGGTGGCCGGGATGCCGTGTTGATCGTGGATGACACTGCGTTCCCAAAACAAGGCACCAGCAGTGTCGGGGTCGCCAGGCAGTATTGCGGTGTGCTGGGCAAAGTCGCCAACTGTCAGATTTTGGTTTCGCTGACGCTCGCGAAGAACGATATTCCCGTTCCTTTGGCGCTGCGACTGTTCCTACCCCAGGTCTGGACAGATGATCCAGAACGATGTATTGCTGCTGGTGTCCCAGAGGGACACCAGCAGTTTCTGACCAAAAAGCAGTTGGTCTTGCAGGAGATCGACCGCGTCCGACAGGACGGTGTGACCTTCAAAGTCGTCGTTGCAGATGCTGGTTATGGAAACAGCGCCGAGTTTCGTGGAGCACTCACGGCCCGGGGACTCATGTGGGCTGTCGGTGTCCCGGGCACGCAAAAGGTGTACTCGACCAAGGTCGGGATGCTAACAGAACGGAGATCCAAGACCGGCCGACTCTTGGTGCCTGTTCCTGACGAGCCACGCAAAAGCGTGGCTCAAGTCCTGCACGATCTTCCACCGCACAAATGGGTTTCACGGACTTGGCGCAAAGGCACGAAAGGACCGCTGCGTGCCCGTTTTGCCATTCTGCGCGTCCGGGTCGCTGACGGCGGGGAACTCCATGACGGTTCCCATCTCCCAGGGGATGAAGTCTGGTTAGTCGGTGAACGTCGGGCCAGCGGAGAGCGGAAGTATTACCTGACCAATCATTCGGCCAGCACATCAAAAATCGAGCTGATCCGCGACATCAAGGCTCGGTGGTCCTGTGAACAGGTCCATCAACAGCTCAAAGAGGAGTTGGGGCTCGACCACTTTGAAGGGCGTTCCTGGCGAGGTCTTCATCATCATGCGCTGTTGTGCATGATGGCGATGCTCTTCTTACAAAGGCTCCGCTGCTTCTCGTACAACTCAGCATCAACTCCTCAAGGTACTCTTCCGCAGCTGCGAAAGGAAATTTGGGCAACATGCAGGGAGATCATCAGTTGCCCACGCTGTGGACATCAACCGGTAGGTCCTCCGCGACGAAGTTTCCCTTGA
- a CDS encoding SMI1/KNR4 family protein, whose protein sequence is MTDHSATRLQQGLGIEIPRWYITFLDDIPSELKTTRNSPTEPAQVPADDRLFLNAERIIHVNVDLWSDHETPWMADGRPWPAHYLVIGEDGGGNFAVIDLANDERIWWYDHDAGEGTLREIAPNISTYAQDLIAEFQRDHDAEVLKIAMRQERQERKRVDRQGKLRRGGPTG, encoded by the coding sequence ATGACTGACCATTCTGCCACGAGGCTGCAGCAGGGCCTTGGCATTGAGATTCCACGTTGGTACATAACCTTTCTGGACGATATACCCAGTGAACTTAAGACCACTCGGAACAGCCCAACTGAACCTGCTCAGGTGCCAGCCGACGATCGTCTTTTTCTCAACGCCGAGAGAATTATTCATGTCAATGTGGATCTGTGGTCGGATCATGAAACGCCTTGGATGGCCGATGGCCGTCCGTGGCCGGCACATTATCTGGTGATCGGCGAGGATGGAGGCGGGAATTTTGCTGTCATTGACTTGGCAAATGATGAGCGCATCTGGTGGTATGACCATGACGCTGGTGAAGGGACACTGCGCGAAATCGCGCCGAACATTTCCACTTATGCTCAAGACCTTATTGCGGAGTTTCAGCGGGACCACGACGCCGAAGTTCTCAAAATCGCTATGAGGCAGGAACGGCAGGAACGCAAAAGGGTGGATCGTCAAGGGAAACTTCGTCGCGGAGGACCTACCGGTTGA